The following is a genomic window from Vitis vinifera cultivar Pinot Noir 40024 chromosome 6, ASM3070453v1.
GCAATGggttaatttaattattaggtTAGGCGAAGTCCAGACCTTTCTAGGCCCAAAAGTAGGCCCGTAAGAGTTAACCCATTTTGGCAGTCTAAATACTCCCGCGCGCGCACTGCCCAAAAGAAACACAAAAGTATTTGAAACTAACGTCCACGTCATCGATCCGAGTAGCTTCCAATCCTTTATCTGAACCGTCCAAATGAAACCATGGACGACCGTAAACGCTCCCACAAACCACCACAAGGATCAACCCCAAATCTAATCAACCAAAGCGTCCCGCTATAAATTCACAACTACCTGCTGCCGATTGCCATCGAACCCTTGTACTCCACCAAATCTCTTGGATTCAAATTTTCTCAGTAAGTATCAATCTCTCTCGAAATTCGCAGCTCATCTATCTATCTAGGGTATTGCAGTTGTCTCTAATCTTTTGGGCTATTATTATTACAGGTTTGAGCTTAAACAATGTCGGGGCGTGGGAAGGGAGGCAAAGGATTGGGAAAGGGAGGGGCAAAGCGACATCGTAAGGTGCTCCGTGATAACATCCAGGGTATCACGAAGCCAGCCATACGTAGGCTGGCTAGGAGAGGAGGTGTGAAGCGTATCAGCGGTCTGATCTATGAGGAGACCCGTGGTGTGCTGAAGATCTTCTTGGAGAACGTCATTCGGGACGCCGTCACCTACACGGAGCACGCTCGCCGGAAGACCGTGACTGCCATGGACGTCGTCTATGCTCTCAAGAGGCAGGGCAGGACTCTGTATGGGTTTGGTGGTTAAGGTTTCACCTGCAAAAGTCTTGCTGtcaagaaaatttagaaattatgtCGGTTTCTCGTTTGGGAATCTAGGGTTTCATATTGGGGCTTCTGTAATTACAGATGTTTAGATTTTCTTATTGTAGCTGTTTTGTAATCCGAAGCATGAATTACAATTTCACTAGTATTATTGTATATTATCGGttctttctttcctcttttGCTATTTTGTGGTTTCTGCTTAAAATTTGAATGTGTTGGGAAAGGAGTGGCAATGGTATGATTCGAAAGTAGCCTTCCGATACAGGCCGGAAGGGCTTGAATTGGTGGGCAATGTTGCTGTTTTTGGGCGTCGTCAACCCGTATGCAATTAATTGTCTTGTATGTCTGCACTTTTGAAATTGCAAGTGCCGCATGAATGTTCCACTCGCTTGCTCTGATAATAATCGATTGGCATATGCGCAGACATGGTGGAGAATGGATTTAGTGGGTGAAATTCTTGTGCCAAGGAAACATTGCGGGCAGTACAGGGTCCAGGTTTCGAAATGCGGGCATGATGAAACCAACCCCCACAGAGGCTGCAAGCTCACGAGTGACTTGTTGTGTGCGggcatttgaattaattagaaCCTGGATTCCCGAAATATAAAGGTAAACACAGAAAACTAAACCATGCATCAAGAATTTTAAAGATTAAAGAGCAGGCCCAACTGGTTATTTTGCTCATTTAAAAATTCCATTACAAAACTAGTTTGGTTTAGCAGTCTAATCAAATCATTCCAAGGTCCAAACAAACTCTCAATCATTCTAAAAAGGATGAGGGTTAAAAGTTGGAACCTAGAAAATTCCAGAACTCCATTAAGGCCCTGTAAAATAGCAGTCTTTTCAGACCACAAATCCACACTATTGGCCTTTTATTCTGCCTTGTGCTTTGAATATCTTCTAGCATCCGATGACCGCAACCCACTGGTACACCTTCCCACAAATTTGAGTAGCTCATCAATCAGAATTACCGGGAATGCCACAACCAACACCAAGAGCCATTCATTGAGGCTGAGGGCAACAATGCCAAAAATTTGTGCGAGGAATGGCACATACACGATCAAGAAGTGCAGGGCAAAAGAGATGGACATGGCAACGAGGAGCCAGGGATTGACCCATGGGGGCATTGTCAAAAGGCTCCCATCCTCGGATAGGGCATTAAGGGAATTGAACATCTCTATGGCAACCAGGACAGAGAGGGAAAGAGTCATGGCTTTGATTTTTCCAGTCTGGAAGTAGTCACATGGATTTGCATCAAAACTGAACACTTGCGCCCCTGCTGTGAAGGGTGATGCCGAGAAACCCTCCCAGGAAGGGCATTGACCCCAGTTAGCAAGTTGGGAATAGGTAACAAGACTGTGGCCATCTCCACTCAAATCAATCCCCAGGAATGTCCCATGTGTGTACCATATGATGAATATTCCCACAGTTGCTATTCCAACATAGAGCCCAATCACCTGTATCATATTAGGAGTTAAGATTGAAGTCATATATATCCAAGCGGGTCTTTTTTCTGGAAAAAGAACTAAATCTATGCAAAGAGTTAACTTTGATTATACAAGGAAAAATGATTACCAGATAGCGGAATAAAATCCAGGGAGTGATCAATGAATCATCACTTCTTCTAGGGGGTTTCTTCATTATATCTTTGTCAGGTGGATTAAATCCCAAAGCTGTTGCTGGGGGACCATCAGTGACAAGATTCACCCACAGAAGCTGAACAGGAATCAGGCCTTCTGGAATACCTAAAGCAGCTGTCAGAAATATAGAGGCAACCTCGCcaatatttgatgaaatcatgTACCTGACATATAGAGGAAGAGCAAAAATATAACCCACACATACTACTGAGGAAACACTTCAAACATGCAGAGAACTAATAGTGTAGGAATGGACCAAATTTAGAACACTAGTAGAGTTGGATCCAATCATCAGTAAAATATCAGCGTGGTGAAAGGTACAGGTTCCTGAGTGCCTAGCCAAGTATTTACATCATGCAGAAATGAAATCACTCAATTCATCATCAAGATGTACTGGTTTGACATTTAGAAGAAGGAACACTAAGTGGCTTCTGGTATCCCTTCATTTCTAACTCTCTCAAACGCATGCATGCAAGTGTGAAAGGCAAGACACTTAAAAGGGAGTTCTGTGCAGCCTAATACCACagaaataacatattttagaaGAAAGGGCCTGTTTgataattcataaataaatgGCCAAAGATACATAACTACATGAATAAGAACCAACTGTAACTTAATACTAGTTTGATATAGTGCAATCGTAGTCATCAAAGATCTATATTATACagggaggaaaaaaaacaatacatCTTAGAACCATTCAGTAGAATGCTTATTTATGTTAACACATTTTAAAAGCGGAACAAAAGTAACTTCTTGTTTGATAATGTTGATGGGATAAATCtcattaaataaaacttttggAATAATGATTCTCAGTGAACACTCTTCACATTCTAGGTAATTGTATTATATGTCAATTTTGTAAGCCTACCAGGTAGCTGAATTTTCTTATGCACAAAAGAATCAAACCTGATAAAAGCCTTCATATTGTTGTAAATGGATCTGCCTTCACCAACAGCAGCAACTATTGTGTTAAAATTATCATCTGCCAAGACCATGTCAGAGGCTTCCTTTGCAACCTAAATCAGTGCACATAGGGGTTAGAAAACGATAAACAATGGACTAAGAAAAGAATATAGTTTTGAATAACTTCATCATACCAAAATTGGGGACTAGATTAAGAGAAATTGACTAAGATCATTCTGTCAAATACAGTAAAGGGTATGACTGACCAGTAAACATAAGCAATATAAGCTGATGGTTGTAAAATGAAACAGAAAgccagaaaataaaacaaaattaaaataaaactaggTGGAGGCAGCAGAGAAGACCAAACAAACTATGTAAGTAGAAAATATGGGCACAGAGTGGAATGGTGACCATAGCAGACTCTGAAGTGCACAGATACATGTAAAGTTAAGCTG
Proteins encoded in this region:
- the LOC100265646 gene encoding histone H4 gives rise to the protein MSGRGKGGKGLGKGGAKRHRKVLRDNIQGITKPAIRRLARRGGVKRISGLIYEETRGVLKIFLENVIRDAVTYTEHARRKTVTAMDVVYALKRQGRTLYGFGG